One window from the genome of Lolium rigidum isolate FL_2022 unplaced genomic scaffold, APGP_CSIRO_Lrig_0.1 contig_45673_1, whole genome shotgun sequence encodes:
- the LOC124681515 gene encoding probable mediator of RNA polymerase II transcription subunit 26b isoform X1 gives MAAPPSLDYWRGFFNGARASIFDTIDAAIRVAAADCPDALRARRDAIAHRLFTVLPPSEEPAAATAAVAGPPPTLPEGSGSVPSLCSSDGPAVPHRRDGQDPVAAEVFRVKAALSSNQQMSEDELLQLLLKLQQLKLTVDTIKVTEIGKAVKHLTKHSSKQIRQLVRSLIEGWQTIVTEWMSNEAAIVDHTPQSMDSSCLEQEEAGLPSPPMDEAALFDTLCGSIELSEFFDEMDDDGNIKTDAKVGEQQCPANQESIKKELPVSQQYDPVQNWRLDQSAVRNSRLCGPSGGQTGQQSVTQAQDKPSNAAFGPGRPQMLHSEMVGSEMRPKQLQDISVPQTRRRPKPTTPNQPSTPHDQSSFRAKLELAKNAKLESTKRKLQEGYQELSNGTRVSLDIHVIGTDTNSTQMQQSSNEQYKWWIRRTCQSKVTGAYNRMARQGTTAPATFGIGLAFVADSIKLHQVWMSPSSIPSGST, from the exons atggcggcgccgccgtcgcTGGATTACTGGCGGGGCTTCTTCAACGGCGCGCGCGCCAGCATCTTCGACACCATCGACGCCGCCATCCGGGTCGCCGCCGCCGACTGCCCCGACGCCCTCCGCGCGCGCCGGGACGCCATCGCGCACCGCCTCTTCACCGTCCTCCCGCCGTCCGAGGAGCCTGCGGCCGCGACGGCGGCCGTCGCCGGACCGCCGCCCACGCTCCCCGAGGGTTCCGGCAGCGTACCCAGCCTCTGCAGCTCCGATGGCCCCGCCGTGCCCCATCGCCGCGACGGCCAAGACCCCGTCGCCGCGGAGGTCTTCCGCGTCAAGGCCGCCCTTTCAAGCAACCAACAAATG TCCGAGGACGAACTGCTCCAGCTGCTCTTGAAGCTGCAGCAGTTGAAGCTCACGGTGGACACCATCAAG GTTACTGAGATTGGCAAGGCCGTGAAACACCTTACGAAGCACAGCTCAAAGCAGATTAGGCAACTCGTGCGATCACTCATAGA AGGCTGGCAGACTATAGTTACTGAATGGATGAGCAATGAAGCTGCCATTGTAG ATCATACTCCGCAATCGATGGATTCTTCTTGCCTTGAGCAGGAAGAAGCAGGGCTTCCTTCCCCTCCCATGGATGAGGCAGCTCTTTTCGACACACTGTGTGGTTCCATAGAGCTATCTGAG TTCTTCGATGAAATGGATGATGATGGAA ACATTAAAACTGATGCCAAGGTGGGCGAACAACAATGTCCGGCAAACCAAGAGTCTATCAAGAAGGAGCTTCCTGTCAGCCAGCAGTATGATCCAGTGCAGAACTGGAGGCTTGATCAGTCTGCAGTGAGGAATTCACGACTGTGTGGACCTTCCGGTGGGCAAACAGGGCAGCAATCCGTCACCCAGGCACAAGACAAGCCTTCAAATGCAGCATTTGGGCCTGGCAGACCACAGATGTTGCATTCTGAGATGGTTGGTTCTGAAATGAGGCCTAAGCAGCTGCAAGATATCTCGGTGCCTCAAActcgaagaaggccaaaaccaacTACGCCTAAT CAACCGTCGACTCCGCATGATCAAAGCTCATTCCGGGCGAAGCTGGAGCTTGCAAAGAACGCCAAGCTCGAATCAACAAAGCGAAAGCTTCAAGAGGGTTATCAAGAACTCAGTAATGGTACGCGTG TGTCATTAGATATCCATGTGATCGGTACTGACACTAATTCAACACAAATGCAGCAAAGCAGCAACGAACAATACAAATGGTGGATCCGCAGAACCTGCCAAAGCAAGGTAACCGGAGCTTACAACCGAATGGCAAGGCAAGGAACAACGGCACCGGCAACATTCGGAATCGGCCTGGCATTCGTCGCTGATTCAATCAAGCTTCACCAAGTGTGGATGTCCCCATCTTCAATTCCTTCAGGCTCCACTTAG
- the LOC124681515 gene encoding probable mediator of RNA polymerase II transcription subunit 26b isoform X2, with translation MAAPPSLDYWRGFFNGARASIFDTIDAAIRVAAADCPDALRARRDAIAHRLFTVLPPSEEPAAATAAVAGPPPTLPEGSGSVPSLCSSDGPAVPHRRDGQDPVAAEVFRVKAALSSNQQMSEDELLQLLLKLQQLKLTVDTIKVTEIGKAVKHLTKHSSKQIRQLVRSLIEGWQTIVTEWMSNEAAIVDHTPQSMDSSCLEQEEAGLPSPPMDEAALFDTLCGSIELSEFFDEMDDDGNIKTDAKVGEQQCPANQESIKKELPVSQQYDPVQNWRLDQSAVRNSRLCGPSGGQTGQQSVTQAQDKPSNAAFGPGRPQMLHSEMVGSEMRPKQLQDISVPQTRRRPKPTTPNQPSTPHDQSSFRAKLELAKNAKLESTKRKLQEGYQELSNAKQQRTIQMVDPQNLPKQGNRSLQPNGKARNNGTGNIRNRPGIRR, from the exons atggcggcgccgccgtcgcTGGATTACTGGCGGGGCTTCTTCAACGGCGCGCGCGCCAGCATCTTCGACACCATCGACGCCGCCATCCGGGTCGCCGCCGCCGACTGCCCCGACGCCCTCCGCGCGCGCCGGGACGCCATCGCGCACCGCCTCTTCACCGTCCTCCCGCCGTCCGAGGAGCCTGCGGCCGCGACGGCGGCCGTCGCCGGACCGCCGCCCACGCTCCCCGAGGGTTCCGGCAGCGTACCCAGCCTCTGCAGCTCCGATGGCCCCGCCGTGCCCCATCGCCGCGACGGCCAAGACCCCGTCGCCGCGGAGGTCTTCCGCGTCAAGGCCGCCCTTTCAAGCAACCAACAAATG TCCGAGGACGAACTGCTCCAGCTGCTCTTGAAGCTGCAGCAGTTGAAGCTCACGGTGGACACCATCAAG GTTACTGAGATTGGCAAGGCCGTGAAACACCTTACGAAGCACAGCTCAAAGCAGATTAGGCAACTCGTGCGATCACTCATAGA AGGCTGGCAGACTATAGTTACTGAATGGATGAGCAATGAAGCTGCCATTGTAG ATCATACTCCGCAATCGATGGATTCTTCTTGCCTTGAGCAGGAAGAAGCAGGGCTTCCTTCCCCTCCCATGGATGAGGCAGCTCTTTTCGACACACTGTGTGGTTCCATAGAGCTATCTGAG TTCTTCGATGAAATGGATGATGATGGAA ACATTAAAACTGATGCCAAGGTGGGCGAACAACAATGTCCGGCAAACCAAGAGTCTATCAAGAAGGAGCTTCCTGTCAGCCAGCAGTATGATCCAGTGCAGAACTGGAGGCTTGATCAGTCTGCAGTGAGGAATTCACGACTGTGTGGACCTTCCGGTGGGCAAACAGGGCAGCAATCCGTCACCCAGGCACAAGACAAGCCTTCAAATGCAGCATTTGGGCCTGGCAGACCACAGATGTTGCATTCTGAGATGGTTGGTTCTGAAATGAGGCCTAAGCAGCTGCAAGATATCTCGGTGCCTCAAActcgaagaaggccaaaaccaacTACGCCTAAT CAACCGTCGACTCCGCATGATCAAAGCTCATTCCGGGCGAAGCTGGAGCTTGCAAAGAACGCCAAGCTCGAATCAACAAAGCGAAAGCTTCAAGAGGGTTATCAAGAACTCAGTAATG CAAAGCAGCAACGAACAATACAAATGGTGGATCCGCAGAACCTGCCAAAGCAAGGTAACCGGAGCTTACAACCGAATGGCAAGGCAAGGAACAACGGCACCGGCAACATTCGGAATCGGCCTGGCATTCGTCGCTGA